One region of Deltaproteobacteria bacterium genomic DNA includes:
- a CDS encoding ferrochelatase yields MGKRAIVLLSFGGPKNEKEVRRFLFNLFFDKHIIHLPLILRLPVAILLSSLRLPKAKKHYTLIKGSPIIDNVNKQSKLLRQRIKDDVFMCMRYSSPRAKEVVKKIKEKDIKNVILFPLYPHYSKTKVGSFIDDF; encoded by the coding sequence ATGGGAAAAAGAGCCATAGTCCTACTTTCCTTCGGCGGACCGAAAAATGAAAAAGAGGTAAGAAGATTTCTATTCAACCTGTTTTTTGATAAACACATCATTCATCTCCCCTTAATCTTAAGGCTGCCTGTTGCTATTCTTTTATCCTCATTGAGACTTCCAAAAGCTAAAAAACATTACACTCTTATTAAAGGCTCGCCTATAATAGACAATGTGAATAAACAGTCAAAATTATTAAGACAGAGAATAAAAGATGATGTGTTTATGTGTATGAGATACAGCAGTCCCCGAGCAAAAGAAGTGGTAAAAAAAATAAAAGAGAAAGACATAAAAAATGTGATTTTATTTCCGTTGTATCCACACTACTCTAAAACAAAAGTGGGTTCATTTATAGATGATTTT
- the hemE gene encoding uroporphyrinogen decarboxylase produces MKAIIELIKGKNIPYTPIWFMRQAGRYLKSYRKMREKYTFLEMCETPELAVEVTLQPVKELDVDAAIIFSDILLPLRAMGLKVYFTEKGPFVFGDEIRSIDVEKMLFTSKIMCILKKELTDKTLIGFCGAPFTLMSYIIGQGKPDENHTKYLMYNQKEKFKNKLDIITDSMIEYLKLQSEADMLQIFDTQASILSPSDWEEFSLPYVKKIISFFKQKIPTSYYVNGMSGILNIVEETGADILSVDWRIDIKNCKNSNKIIQGNLDPSALLAEKTIIEEKATYIMKMMEGKRHIFNLGGGILPQTDENKAKFLVKMVHGWEKEP; encoded by the coding sequence GTGAAAGCGATAATTGAGCTGATAAAAGGCAAAAATATCCCATATACACCCATCTGGTTTATGCGTCAGGCAGGCAGATACCTCAAATCCTATAGAAAAATGAGAGAAAAATATACATTCCTGGAGATGTGTGAAACGCCAGAACTGGCAGTAGAGGTTACACTGCAACCTGTAAAAGAATTGGATGTAGATGCTGCTATAATATTCTCTGACATTCTGCTTCCCCTACGGGCAATGGGACTGAAGGTCTACTTTACAGAGAAAGGACCATTTGTCTTCGGAGATGAAATTCGCAGCATAGATGTGGAAAAAATGTTATTTACAAGCAAAATCATGTGTATACTGAAGAAAGAGTTAACCGATAAAACCCTAATTGGATTTTGCGGTGCGCCGTTTACTTTGATGTCCTACATTATCGGACAGGGAAAGCCTGACGAAAATCATACAAAATACCTGATGTATAACCAAAAGGAAAAATTCAAAAACAAATTAGATATAATTACAGATTCAATGATAGAGTATTTAAAATTACAAAGCGAAGCAGATATGCTACAGATATTTGATACTCAAGCCTCAATCCTTTCTCCTTCAGATTGGGAAGAATTTAGCCTTCCGTATGTGAAAAAGATTATTTCTTTTTTTAAACAAAAAATACCTACTTCCTACTATGTAAATGGAATGAGCGGAATACTAAACATAGTAGAAGAAACAGGAGCAGATATCTTAAGCGTAGATTGGAGAATTGATATCAAAAACTGTAAAAATTCAAATAAGATTATTCAGGGAAATTTAGATCCATCAGCGCTTTTAGCAGAAAAAACTATCATAGAAGAAAAAGCAACATACATTATGAAAATGATGGAAGGCAAAAGACACATCTTTAATTTAGGAGGCGGCATTCTGCCCCAAACCGATGAAAACAAAGCAAAATTCTTAGTAAAGATGGTACATGGATGGGAAAAAGAGCCATAG